One Colius striatus isolate bColStr4 chromosome 8, bColStr4.1.hap1, whole genome shotgun sequence genomic region harbors:
- the UBTD1 gene encoding ubiquitin domain-containing protein 1 translates to MGGCVGRQRRERPAAENPRKRAGRNEPLKKERPKWKSDYPMTDGQLRSKRDEFWDTAPAFEGRKEIWDALKAAAYAVEANDHSLAQAILDGASITLPHGSLTECYDELGNRYQLPVYCLAPPVNLILERSEEEAAEPAEPLPNSRREFALKVRLSTGKDLRLSASMGDTIGQLKKQLQAQEGIDLAWQRWFFSGKLLTDRTRLQETKIQKDFVVQVIVNQPLPPRN, encoded by the exons GCCGCAATGAGCCGCTGAAGAAGGAGCGTCCCAAGTGGAAGAGCGACTACCCCATGACAGATGGGCAGCTGCGCAGCAAGCGGGATGAGTTTTGGGATACAGCACCCGCCTTTGAGGGCCGCAAGGAGATCTGGGATGCCCTGAAGGCAGCTGCCTATGCTGTGGAGGCCAATGACCACAGCCTGGCCCAGGCCATCCTCGATGGAGCCAGCATCACCCTTCCCCACG GGTCCCTGACAGAGTGCTACGATGAGCTGGGCAACCGCTACCAGCTGCCCGTCTACTGCCTGGCACCTCCCGTCAACCTGATCCTGGAGCGGAGCGAGGAGGAGGCCGCGGAGCCGGCCGAGCCGCTGCCCAACAGCCGGCGGGAGTTTGCCCTCAAGGTGCGGCTCTCCACCGGCAAGGACCTGCGCCTCAGCGCCAGCATGGGTGACACCATCGGGCAGctgaagaagcagctgcaggCGCAGGAGGGCATTGACCTGGCCTGGCAGCGCTGGTTCTTCTCGGGCAAGCTACTCACTGACCGCACTCGGCTGCAGGAGACCAAGATCCAGAAGGATTTTGTTGTGCAAGTGATTGTCAACCAGCCCCTGCCACCCAGGAACTGA